The region agctgtgagcctccCAGTATGGTGtcgggaatcgaacctgggtcctttacaGGAGCAGTGAGTGCTTTCAAGCattgagcagtctctccagccccaatatccCAGTCTTAATTGCTCTTTAAAACACTGCGGGAATGCTTAAGTATGGTTGATAGTGTAGACAGTTCAGGAAGGGAACCCCACCCTGCTTATCGTTTACAGAATGACTCTTGTGAGATATCCCcctcttttaaagacagggtttcatgtagcctaggttggcctggaactttctctgcagtcagggatgaccttgaactcttgctcCTCCCGCTCCCATCTCAtgtgtgctggggttacagcatCCACTACCACTCCGGGTTTCTGCACACTGGCTCCTGTTTAGCAAGCATGCTGTCAGtcaagcaacagcagcagccagaCAGCCACTCATCTGACTGAAACGCTTTCGGAATCTCCTTTGCTAGTGTCGTGTGCATGTGACATTTCACGATGGGAAACAACTGTTACAACGTGGTGGTCACTGTGCTGCTGCTAGTGGGCTCCGAGAAGGTGGGAGCCGTGCAGAACTCCTGTGACAACTGTCAGCCTGGTAAGTGCCAAAGTGACATGACTGTTGAAGACTCAGTTCGGTTagcctggtgtcttagttagggttccattgctgtgaagagacaccacggccaaggcagctcttataaagaacagcatttaattggggctggcttacaggctcagaggtttgGTTCATTATCATCTCTGTGGGAAGCATGGAATCTTCCCACCAGGTAGGCTtcgtgctggagaaggagctgagagttctacatcttgatccaaaggctgccaggaggagactgtcttctgcaggcagccaggagggggcTCTCtttcacactgggtggagcttgagcattaaaagacttcaaagcccatgccctctgtgacacacctactccaacaaggccacacctcctaatagtgacactccacAGGGGCCACATATTCCAACCTGCACACCTGGACTGAAGCTACTCATTCCCTTGCAAAAGCTTGTtgagggggcaggagagatgactttggttaggagcactgactgctcttcccaaggtcctgagttcaaatcccagtaaccacatggtggctcacaaccatccgtaacgagatgccttcttctggtgcatctgaagacagctacagtgtacttagatataataataataaataaatctttttttttaaaagcttgttgAATCCAACAAAGCAGCCACGAGGACCCCACTCGTTCACTTAACCTTGCCACCTTGTCAATTTGCCATCTGAGTTTTCTTTGTCATGGTATTTATATGTTGTTACTCCTGGCTGCTGGACTGTGCTGAGGGTCACCCTGCAAACGTGTGCAGTCCTAAAATGCCAGTCATTGTGATGCCAGGAGGACAGacagaatatttattttgatatcCTCGAAAATGTCACAGTGCTGAGAGAGCTGGTCATTTGTTGTCAGACACAATGCCCGTGACAATTCTCACAGGTACTTTCTGCAGAAAATACAATCCAGTGTGCAAGAAGTGCCCTTCAAGTACCTTCTCCAGTAGAGGCGGACAGCCGAGCTGTGACATCTGCAGAGTGTGTGAAGGTAggtcagtctgtctctctgtctggcTGGAAAGGAGAGCTTGCTGTTGCCCAGGCTAGACTGGAACCTGTGACTCCCgtccctcagcctcccaagtctgGAGGTTTACTTTAGAGGGGAGACATCTTCATCTTTAAGACCATTGGgcaggccgggtgtggtggcgcacgcctttaatcccagcacttgggaggcagaggcaggNNNNNNNNNNNNNNNNNNNNNNNNNNNNNNNNNNNNNNNNNNNNNNNNNNNNNNNNNNNNNNNNNNNNNNNNNNaaaccctgtctcaaaaaaaaaaaaaaaaaaaaaaaaaaaaaagaccactggGCAGAGTTAAGCTTTGATCCCTGCTTATTAACCGATTTTTTTGATAAAGCTTGAGCCTCACAGGTGTGCTAATGCCTCTGTCCACAGCCAGGTGTGGTAAAATTCTTTCATGCAataacaatcattttttttttttgctgaactTTTTGAATAACAGAGCAAATACTCACTTGATGTGagaagcattttgttgttgttgtttgttgttttgttttgacgcTGGATCGCATTACGTAGCcctagctgacctagaacttactacatagaccaagttgtcctggaactcagatccacctgcctctacctctggagtgctgagattaaaagtgtgcacaaccatgcctggattgtgtttttttgttttttttttttaaagtcccatgtatcccaggctatccTTAAACACCCCAACTTTCTGTCCAAATGCTGAggttataggtatgcaccaccacacagcTTATgatagtggctctcaaccttcctaatgctacaaccctttaatacagatccttgtgttgtggtgaccccagccataaaatcattttcattgttacttcacaactgtaattttgctactgttatgaatcatagtgcaAACATCTGTGTTCTCCCATTATCTTagacaacccctgtgaaagggtcattcaaccctgAAGGGGATCGCTACTTACAGATTGAGAATGCCTGGTTTATGAGGTGGGATGGGACCCAAGGCTTTGGcacaccactgagccacaccaccaGCCCAAGAAAAGGTTTCAATGAGCAAAGCGTAAAAATATTGTAGTCgagattgaaaataaaacagtatgaTCCAGGCATCACAGCACAAAGAGCCAGCACTAGgcaactgaagcaggaggattttcaGTTTAACGCTAgtctgggccacacagtgagaccctatttcaaaacagaaaaagaaagtaaacaggCAAACATGATGTTCTAAAGTTATAATGTCACTAACATATGGAGAGCAATCATggatatgtatgtacatatatgagtatatataggatgtatatgtgtaatatgatatatatgtgtgtatatgatgcatatgtatatgtgtatatgatgtatatataatatatatcatgaatatgtgtatatatgtacatatgatgtatatatgtgtgtatgatatgtatgtgtatatatgtacatatggtgtatatgtatatgtatgatatgtgtatatgatgtatatgtgtgtatatatacatatgtgtatatattcacacacacaaaactgaagAACAGAGACTTGCTTCCTGAATTTAGAGGTAACACGGAGCTGGGGCTTTGTAGGCTATTTCAGGCTCAAGAAGTCTTGCTCCTCTACCCACAACACGGAGTGTGAGTGCACGGAGGGATTCCATTGCTTGGGGCCACAGTGCACCAGGTGTGAAAAGGACTGCAGGCCCGGCCAGCAGCTAACGGAGCAGGGTAGGTTGCTCTCTCTCCACCCAGCAGGCACAAATCTGTAAACCTGAACACAGCAagcagcagacagagagagacacagaagtgTTGCCAACAGGTGATTTCATTCCACTCTAGTGCTTATTCCATAAATGGGAATAATCAGAAATCAGGACATTTTGTTAGTCATCAGAGCCATGGATCTGTACATGGTTTAGATGAGCACCGTATGAATCGATTGAACATGCACTCTCCCAGGCTTCCAGGGCAAGCATCATTAATCAGGTGCTTCAGAGAGActgctgcccttgcagaagacccaagttcagttcccagcatccacatcaggtagctcacgGCAGCCTGCCATGCCAGCCCCAGGAGATATGGTGCTATCTTCTGCATTCATTCTGTGGGTGTCTGCACTCACGTgatcatgtgcacatacagatacatgcacacatgcatgtgaatttaaaaaaattaaacaaatcttCAAAATAACCACTGAGCAGTTTGTGCAGGTTGACCTAATGACCTGAGGCAGTTGCTCATCACCGGGAAAGCTGAGAGATGGAAAATGCCTTCTACTGATTCTCAACCTTTCTTCAAGGTTGTAAAAACTGCAGCTTGGGAACATTTAATGACCAGAACGGTGCTGGCGTCTGTCGACCCTGGACGAAGTACGTATACACTCTCATTTTTCTTATAGCACAAAGACCCTGGGACACACTGAAAGAGAAGGGCACTGTCACTGGAATGACGACCTGCAATGACAACCCCTAGGTGACATGGAAACTCTGTGCTTACAGAAGTTTGTGTGAATACAGGCATCTCCTCAGAACCTATTCTCTGTGTGGTAGAGTGCAGAGCCTTCTGTCTCCAGCACACACGTCTGTGCTGTGCTGGCCACTGGAGGGACACAGGCAGTGGAAAGGGTCCAGGTGTGCTCATGGGCTTGCAAGGTTGGCGCTGGGCTCTGGGGGTGGCCACTGGTCCAGGTGAGGCTTGATGTTACCTAGGACAACAGGGGTCTGGGCATGGAACGCATGGCTCAGAGGTTGTGAAGGCAAGCTGGCAGTCATACGGACCCCTAATGACCCTCTTTTACTACTTCAGTTATATGTTTATAATGTTTAACAAGTGTACTGGTGGGTAACAGActaatgtgtttttttaaagctctttcaACTTAAATTGATTAGAATGTCCAAGTTAGTATTTGTAAAATGGGGTGTGAACAGGAatctaaagagaaggaaaaatccTGTATGATGGTGGTGATACAATAACAGCTGCTATTCATGAGCCTGTGTCCCTGTTCGTTTGCTTTTATCCCACTCCTGGGAGCACAGGCTGCCCTTATTTTAAGCTGCTGAGCAAACCAAGGCATAGTTAGGTAGGCTTTATAAATCTCCTGACAGTCACTCCGAAGTACAGACCCAAGGTTTACGCCTGCATTGTCTAATGGTGCTGCTGGAAACCCTTGTCCCTATTAGTGTCCCACATGTGCCCAAGTCACTCAAAGGAGCAAGAACTCGAGGAAAAGGGTTGAGAGACTCATGAGTCAAAACATGTTGAGCCACAATGGCTGAACTTGGCTATAATAGAGTAAGATGGAATATATGTGGCTcctgaggctggggagagaggagcCCTGATGGGAGGTGCAGTGAGTGAAGTTTAGTGTACCGGGAGGTGAGGGAGACAGGTGGAGGGCAGAGAGCCTCTTGGTACCTACCTGTTGGTACTTTCTCACATCATCTGCTCCCTGCTTGAGAGCCCAGGCCCGCCCACCGAGTCACTTGGATACAAAGTTTCTCACTGTGCTGCTCTGTAAAATAACCAtctgctctctttcctttcccttgacCTGTCTAAGCTGCTCTCTAGACGGAAGGTCTGTGCTTAAGATCGGGACCACGGAGAAGGACGTGGTCTGTGGACCCCCTGTGGTCAGCTTCTCTCCCGGTACCACCACTTCTGTGACTGCTCCAGAGGGAGAACCAGGTGACTGTTTAATTGTTGTTCATGAGCAGctatggtagcttacaactggaATTGCTCcactaggaggctgaggcagaaagttggcaagttccaggatagcctgggctatataaaaagGGGCTACCCTTTTCTTAACCCCTTCAAGAACCTCACCAAACAACCGCATGATGTCCATTCAGACTCCATGGACACTGCTGGGTCTCCCAGCTCTTCCCACAGCAGGCAGTTCTGATGTACCATCCTCTTTGCACTGTCTTGTTTCCTGGACGTTGTTACTAAGTCAGTAATCAGTAATTGGGACCCTTGTCCCACACAGGTAATATACCTTTACAAAGGCCAAGTCCATGGAACTGACAGGTCTCACACTTCCTCTGGGTTTAGTAGGGCAGGCTGCTTAGTTTCCGCAGGCTTCTAGTAAAGCCTTTACATCTGAGTACAATGTCtacattgtcgctgtcttcagacacaccagaaaagggcatcagatcccatcacaaatggttgtgagccaccatgtggttgctaggaattgaactctggacctctggaagagcagccagtgctcttagccactgagccatctctccaggccacttttgggttcatttttaaaagctgctaAGGTCTAGGACTTGGGTtgtgactcagttggtagagtacttacctcACATGCTGGAAAGGCCCCGGATTCCCTCCCCAGAACTGTATGactctgggcatggtggcatatacctatGATCCCCactctggtggcagaggcaggagtttgaGGTTATCCTCAGGTATACgtggagtttgaggctagcctgggatacatgagaccctgtctcaaaaacaaaacagaacaaacaaaagacagtaaAGTCATAATCTTACTGAGTTATGGGTGGGGGTGCCTGGGCACTGCCTCCCCAGAGCCCATGCATTTCCAGGGTGAGCTCCAACCAAGCTTGTGCTCACCAACCACTGTGGCATCTGTCTCCTTGCTCCCTCAGGAGGGCGTTCCTTGCAGGTCCTTACCTTGTTCCTGGCGCTGACATCGACCTTGCTGCTGGTCCTGATCTTCATTACTCTCCTGTTCTCTGTGCCCAAATGGATCGGAAAGAAATTCCCCCACATATTCAAGCAACGTAAGGCCAACACAGCATGGGATGTGGGGGCAGGCAGGACACACTTCTGGAGTCAGAGGACAGTATCTCTCTTCGGAATGTGCTGTCTTCCTGTTTCAGGGACTGGATGGATGCAGGTCCTCAGCTTGTGTGGTGGGAATGCCTTTACTCACCGATCCATATTGCAGgcttagatttgttttttttttttttttttttttttttttatgggcaTACAGTTGGCTAGCCCATGGTTGCAAAGCCAGAACAAGCTTGTTCCCACAAGGATATTGGCAATACCTGGAGGCAGTTGTATAGCGAgacttttagtttctttaaaaacacaggaatattatgtgtttttgttttaatcccaggtgtgggatatggggcagCTTCAGACTGTCCGCAGCAGCTGTCTAcaatttgcctcgtgctctaacatgggcatgattttgccagctgcagatggtttCCGCAAGTGTGTGATAtatggaattctggggacttttcaaaGGTTATATAAACTATAGAGCCCTGCTAGAAGGGGTTTGTTAAGTAGTAGGATGTGAAGAGAAGAAATTAGGCTAAGATCATATTTGCACCAAGGGACTTGCTACCCCTAGTCTAATGATATCATTGCCCCCCctcccattttattcttttttctctctcttatctgGTGTTAGGGGCTTGGAAGAAGTGaaggggtggagaaggaaggaagaaaaaggacccacaaagtagccaaggGTCTGGTGACACAGTTGGGGTGGTTGTGACTTGGTGCTGGGAGGCATAGCTGGAGCAAGGGCTGAGGAAGCTGTTCTGCCCCACAGTGCAGAGTGGGTACAGATAGGACATCAGACACATATGCCACAGTCCCAGATAACTGTGCCCATGTGAGTGTGGGCACCCAGTCAGCCTGTGCCCGTGGCACGGAAGAACCGGAAAAGAACATTATTCAGAAGCGGGGGCTGGGGGGACGTGGCTCAGTTGGCGAAGTGTTTGttttacacatagacacactaaCGCCCAGATCCATGTAAGAAGCAGTGGC is a window of Mus caroli chromosome 4, CAROLI_EIJ_v1.1, whole genome shotgun sequence DNA encoding:
- the Tnfrsf9 gene encoding tumor necrosis factor receptor superfamily member 9 isoform X1; protein product: MGNNCYNVVVTVLLLVGSEKVGAVQNSCDNCQPGTFCRKYNPVCKKCPSSTFSSRGGQPSCDICRVCEGYFRLKKSCSSTHNTECECTEGFHCLGPQCTRCEKDCRPGQQLTEQGCKNCSLGTFNDQNGAGVCRPWTNCSLDGRSVLKIGTTEKDVVCGPPVVSFSPGTTTSVTAPEGEPGGRSLQVLTLFLALTSTLLLVLIFITLLFSVPKWIGKKFPHIFKQPFKKAIGAAQEEDACSCRFPEEEEGGGGGYEL
- the Tnfrsf9 gene encoding tumor necrosis factor receptor superfamily member 9 isoform X2 yields the protein MGNNCYNVVVTVLLLVGSEKVGAVQNSCDNCQPGTFCRKYNPVCKKCPSSTFSSRGGQPSCDICRVCEGYFRLKKSCSSTHNTECECTEGFHCLGPQCTRCEKDCRPGQQLTEQGCKNCSLGTFNDQNGAGVCRPWTNCSLDGRSVLKIGTTEKDVVCGPPVVSFSPGTTTSVTAPEGEPAFKKAIGAAQEEDACSCRFPEEEEGGGGGYEL